The following proteins are encoded in a genomic region of Streptococcus gwangjuense:
- the dltD gene encoding D-alanyl-lipoteichoic acid biosynthesis protein DltD, translated as MLKRLWMIFGPVLIAGLLVCLLIFFYPTEMNHDLGAEKRSAVATTIESFKERSQKVRALSDPNMRFVPFFGSSEWLRFDSAHPAVLAEKYNRSYRPYLLGQRGAASLNQYFGMQQMLSQLENKQVVYVISPQWFSKNGYEPAAFQQYFNGDQLTSFLENQSGDHASQYAATRLLHQFPNVAMKDLVQKLASKEELSSSDNEMIELLARFNERQASFFGQFSVRGYVNYDKHVGRYLKTLPDQFSYQAIEDIVKADAEKNTSNNDLGMENYFYTTQIKKDLKKLKGSQKTHTYLKSPEYNDLQLVLTQFSKSKVNPIFIIPPVNKKWMDYAGLREDMYQQTVQKIRYQLESQGFTNIADFSKDGGEPFFMKDTIHLGWLGWLAFDKAVDPFLSNPTPAPMYHLNERFFSKDWATYDGDVKEFQ; from the coding sequence ATGCTTAAACGCTTATGGATGATCTTCGGACCGGTCTTGATAGCTGGTTTGTTGGTTTGTCTGCTTATCTTTTTCTATCCTACTGAGATGAATCATGATCTGGGAGCTGAGAAGCGTTCAGCGGTGGCTACTACCATTGAAAGTTTTAAGGAGCGGAGTCAAAAGGTCAGAGCCCTATCTGATCCAAACATGCGTTTTGTTCCCTTCTTTGGCTCCAGTGAATGGCTTCGTTTTGACAGTGCTCATCCTGCAGTCTTGGCTGAGAAATACAATCGCTCCTACCGTCCTTATCTTTTAGGACAGAGAGGAGCTGCTTCACTCAATCAGTATTTTGGGATGCAACAGATGTTGTCACAGCTAGAGAATAAACAAGTTGTGTATGTTATCTCACCACAGTGGTTCAGTAAAAATGGCTATGAGCCAGCAGCCTTTCAGCAGTATTTTAATGGAGACCAGTTGACCAGTTTTCTGGAAAATCAATCTGGAGATCATGCTAGTCAATATGCAGCGACTCGCTTACTGCATCAGTTCCCAAACGTAGCTATGAAGGATCTGGTTCAGAAGTTGGCAAGTAAAGAAGAATTGTCGTCTTCAGACAATGAAATGATTGAATTATTGGCTCGGTTTAATGAACGTCAAGCTTCCTTTTTTGGTCAGTTTTCAGTTAGAGGCTATGTCAATTATGATAAGCATGTGGGTAGATATTTAAAAACCTTACCAGATCAGTTTTCTTATCAAGCCATAGAAGATATTGTTAAAGCAGATGCCGAAAAGAATACTTCTAATAATGATTTAGGAATGGAAAATTATTTCTATACTACTCAGATTAAAAAGGATTTGAAGAAATTAAAAGGTTCTCAGAAAACACATACCTATCTCAAGTCGCCAGAGTATAATGACTTGCAGTTGGTTTTAACACAGTTTTCTAAATCTAAGGTCAACCCGATTTTTATCATTCCACCTGTTAATAAAAAATGGATGGACTATGCTGGTCTACGAGAGGATATGTACCAACAAACGGTGCAGAAGATTCGCTACCAGTTAGAAAGTCAAGGTTTTACTAATATAGCAGATTTTTCTAAGGATGGAGGGGAGCCTTTTTTTATGAAGGATACCATTCATCTGGGTTGGTTGGGTTGGTTGGCATTTGACAAGGCCGTTGATCCTTTCCTATCCAATCCCACTCCAGCTCCGATGTACCATCTGAATGAGCGCTTTTTCAGTAAAGACTGGGCGACTTATGATGGAGATGTCAAGGAATTTCAATAG
- a CDS encoding metal ABC transporter permease, which produces MLSLLSYDFMQRAFLAVIAMSLFSPVLGTFLILRRQSLMSDTLSHVSLSGVAFGLVLGISPTISTIAIVLIAAVFLEYLRTVYKSFMEIGTAILMSTGLAVSLIVMSKGKSSSSMSLDQYLFGSIVTISEEQVISLFVIAAVVLILTFLFLRPMYILTFDEDTAFVDGLPVRTMSILFNMVTGVAIALMIPAAGALLVSTIMVLPASIALRLGKNFKSVMLLASAIGFLGMVAGLYISYYAETPASASITIIFVTVFLLISLVRRFIK; this is translated from the coding sequence ATGCTTAGTTTGTTATCTTATGACTTTATGCAACGTGCCTTTCTGGCCGTTATTGCCATGAGTCTTTTCTCGCCGGTATTGGGGACCTTCCTTATCTTGCGCCGTCAGAGTTTGATGAGTGATACCCTCAGCCACGTCTCGCTTTCAGGTGTAGCCTTTGGTCTGGTACTAGGGATTTCTCCAACTATTTCTACTATTGCCATTGTCTTGATTGCGGCAGTCTTCCTGGAGTATCTCCGTACGGTTTACAAGAGCTTTATGGAAATAGGGACAGCTATCCTCATGTCGACAGGTCTGGCTGTTTCTCTGATTGTCATGAGCAAGGGTAAAAGCTCTAGCTCAATGAGTTTGGACCAGTATCTTTTTGGTTCAATCGTGACTATCAGTGAAGAGCAGGTTATTTCCCTCTTTGTCATTGCGGCGGTTGTTTTGATTTTGACCTTCCTCTTCCTTCGTCCAATGTATATCTTGACCTTTGATGAGGATACGGCCTTTGTGGATGGTTTGCCAGTTCGTACCATGTCCATTCTTTTTAACATGGTGACAGGGGTGGCCATTGCCCTTATGATTCCTGCTGCAGGAGCTCTTTTGGTATCGACTATCATGGTCTTACCAGCTAGTATTGCCCTTCGTCTGGGGAAAAACTTTAAATCGGTTATGCTGCTTGCCAGTGCTATTGGATTTTTGGGAATGGTAGCAGGACTTTACATTTCCTACTATGCAGAAACACCTGCAAGTGCAAGTATTACCATTATTTTTGTAACTGTCTTTTTACTCATCAGTTTAGTAAGACGTTTTATCAAATAG
- the dltB gene encoding D-alanyl-lipoteichoic acid biosynthesis protein DltB, whose amino-acid sequence MMEFFKQLPHLEPYGNPQYFVYVIVATLPIFIGLFFKKRFAWYEVLVSLFFIVTMLVGGKTNQLAALGIYLCWEILLLLFYKHYRKSKDGKWVFYLVSFLSLLPIIFVKVQPAINGTQSLLGFLGISYLTFRSVGIIIELRDGVIKDFTLWEFLRFLLFMPTFSSGPIDRFKRFNENYQTIPDRDELMDMLDESVRYIMWGFLYKFILAHILGETLLPPLKNLALQSGGFFNHYALAVMYTFGLELFFDFAGYSMFALAISNLMGIRSPINFNKPFLSKDLKEFWNRWHMSLSFWFRDFVFMRMVMVLTRKKVFKNRNVTSSVAYIINMLIMGFWHGVTWYYIAYGLFHGIGLVINDAWGRKKKTLNKERKKAGKAALPENRWIQLLGMVVTFHVVMLSFLIFSGFLNDLWFKK is encoded by the coding sequence ATGATGGAGTTCTTTAAACAGCTTCCTCATTTAGAGCCATACGGCAATCCTCAGTATTTTGTCTATGTGATTGTTGCAACCTTGCCCATCTTTATCGGCCTCTTTTTCAAGAAACGCTTTGCCTGGTACGAGGTATTGGTTAGTCTCTTCTTTATCGTTACCATGCTGGTAGGTGGGAAGACTAATCAATTGGCTGCCTTGGGCATTTATCTGTGCTGGGAAATATTGCTCTTGCTTTTCTATAAGCACTATCGAAAAAGTAAGGATGGTAAGTGGGTTTTCTACCTAGTTAGTTTTCTGTCCCTACTGCCGATTATCTTTGTCAAGGTGCAGCCAGCTATCAATGGAACGCAGTCTTTGCTTGGCTTTTTGGGTATTTCTTACCTGACCTTTCGTTCGGTTGGGATTATCATCGAGCTGAGAGATGGAGTGATTAAGGATTTTACCCTCTGGGAATTTCTCCGTTTTCTTCTCTTCATGCCGACCTTTTCAAGTGGCCCAATCGATCGCTTTAAGCGTTTTAATGAAAATTATCAGACCATTCCTGATCGGGATGAGTTGATGGATATGTTGGATGAATCTGTTCGCTATATTATGTGGGGATTTTTGTACAAGTTTATCCTGGCTCATATTTTAGGAGAAACTTTACTACCTCCTCTGAAGAATCTAGCCCTGCAGTCAGGTGGCTTCTTTAACCACTATGCCTTGGCAGTCATGTATACCTTTGGTCTGGAGCTTTTCTTTGACTTTGCAGGTTACTCTATGTTTGCCTTAGCCATTTCAAATTTGATGGGAATTCGTAGCCCTATCAACTTTAATAAGCCTTTTTTATCAAAGGATTTAAAGGAATTTTGGAATCGCTGGCACATGAGTCTCTCTTTCTGGTTCCGTGACTTTGTCTTTATGCGAATGGTCATGGTATTGACCAGAAAGAAGGTCTTTAAGAATCGCAATGTCACTTCAAGTGTGGCCTACATTATAAATATGCTGATTATGGGATTTTGGCACGGTGTGACCTGGTACTACATCGCCTATGGGCTCTTTCATGGGATTGGACTGGTCATCAATGACGCTTGGGGTCGTAAGAAAAAAACACTCAATAAGGAACGGAAAAAAGCAGGGAAAGCTGCTCTACCTGAGAATCGCTGGATTCAGTTGCTTGGCATGGTTGTCACCTTCCATGTCGTCATGCTATCATTCTTGATCTTTTCTGGATTTTTGAATGATTTATGGTTTAAAAAATAA
- the adcA gene encoding zinc ABC transporter substrate-binding lipoprotein AdcA yields MKKISLLLASLCALFLVACSNQKQADGKLNIVTTFYPVYEFTKQVAGDTANVELLIGAGTEPHEYEPSAKAVAKIQDADTFVYENENMETWVPKLLDTLDKKKVKTIKATGDMLLLPGGEEEEGDHDHGEEGHHHEFDPHVWLSPVRAIKLVEHIRDSLSADYPDKKETFEKNAAAYVEKLQALDKAYAEGLSQAKQKSFVTQHAAFNYLALDYGLKQVAISGLSPDAEPSAARLAELTEYVKKNKIAYIYFEENASQALANTLSKEAGVKTDVLNPLESLTEEDTKAGENYISVMEKNLKALKQTTDQEGPAIEPEKAEDTKTVQNGYFEDAAVKDRTLSDYSGNWQSVYPFLEDGTFDQVFDYKAKLTGKMTQAEYKAYYTKGYQTDVTKINITDNTMEFVQGGQSKKFTYKYVGKKILTYKKGNRGVRFLFEATDADAGQFKYVQFSDHNIAPVKAEHFHIFFGGTSQEALFEEMDNWPTYYPDNLSGQEIAQEMLAH; encoded by the coding sequence GTGAAAAAAATTAGCTTATTGCTAGCCAGTCTATGTGCCTTGTTTTTAGTGGCTTGTTCCAATCAAAAGCAGGCAGATGGCAAACTAAATATCGTGACAACCTTTTATCCTGTCTATGAATTTACCAAGCAAGTCGCAGGAGATACGGCTAATGTAGAACTCCTAATCGGTGCTGGTACAGAACCCCATGAATATGAACCGTCTGCCAAGGCAGTTGCCAAAATCCAAGACGCAGATACCTTCGTTTATGAAAATGAAAACATGGAAACATGGGTTCCTAAATTGCTAGATACTTTGGATAAGAAAAAAGTCAAAACCATCAAGGCGACAGGCGATATGTTGCTCTTGCCAGGTGGTGAGGAAGAAGAGGGAGACCATGACCATGGAGAAGAAGGCCATCATCATGAGTTTGACCCCCATGTTTGGTTATCACCAGTTCGTGCCATTAAACTTGTAGAGCACATCCGTGATAGCTTGTCAGCAGATTATCCGGATAAAAAAGAGACCTTTGAGAAGAATGCTGCTGCCTATGTTGAAAAATTGCAAGCCTTGGATAAGGCTTATGCAGAAGGTTTATCTCAAGCTAAACAAAAGAGCTTTGTGACTCAACACGCAGCCTTTAACTACCTTGCCTTGGACTATGGGCTCAAACAAGTCGCAATCTCAGGACTTTCTCCAGATGCAGAGCCATCAGCAGCTCGCTTGGCAGAATTGACAGAGTACGTCAAGAAAAATAAAATTGCCTATATCTACTTTGAAGAAAATGCTTCACAAGCCCTTGCTAACACACTTTCAAAAGAGGCAGGTGTCAAAACAGATGTCCTTAATCCTTTAGAAAGTCTGACAGAAGAAGATACCAAGGCTGGCGAAAACTACATCTCCGTCATGGAGAAAAATCTCAAGGCTCTGAAACAAACAACGGACCAAGAAGGCCCAGCAATTGAGCCTGAAAAGGCAGAGGATACCAAGACAGTACAAAATGGTTACTTTGAGGATGCAGCTGTCAAGGACCGCACCTTGAGTGACTATTCAGGTAATTGGCAATCAGTTTATCCTTTCCTTGAAGATGGAACTTTTGATCAGGTCTTTGACTACAAGGCTAAGTTGACTGGTAAGATGACTCAGGCTGAATACAAGGCCTACTATACAAAAGGCTATCAGACAGATGTGACTAAGATTAATATCACTGATAACACTATGGAATTTGTTCAAGGTGGACAAAGTAAGAAATTCACCTACAAGTATGTTGGTAAGAAAATCTTAACTTACAAGAAAGGCAATCGTGGCGTGCGCTTCCTCTTTGAAGCCACAGATGCAGACGCTGGACAGTTCAAGTATGTTCAGTTTAGTGACCACAATATCGCCCCAGTGAAGGCAGAACATTTCCATATCTTCTTTGGAGGAACAAGCCAAGAAGCCCTCTTTGAAGAAATGGACAACTGGCCAACCTACTACCCAGATAATCTATCTGGCCAAGAAATCGCTCAAGAAATGTTGGCGCATTGA
- the dltC gene encoding D-alanine--poly(phosphoribitol) ligase subunit DltC, translating to MDIKSEVIEIIDELFMEDVSDMMDEDLFDAGVLDSMGTVELIVEIENRFDIRVPVTEFGRDDWNTANKIIAGIVELQNA from the coding sequence ATGGATATCAAATCAGAAGTTATCGAAATTATTGATGAGTTGTTTATGGAAGATGTTTCTGACATGATGGATGAAGATCTTTTTGATGCAGGTGTCTTGGATAGTATGGGAACGGTTGAGTTGATTGTGGAGATTGAAAACCGTTTTGACATTCGTGTCCCTGTAACAGAGTTTGGTCGTGACGACTGGAATACAGCCAATAAAATCATAGCTGGTATTGTGGAGCTACAAAATGCTTAA
- a CDS encoding SPFH domain-containing protein, with product MIFVVVCVLLLVIVTLSTVYVVRQQSVAIIERFGKYQKVANSGIHIRLPFGIDSIAARIQLRLLQSDIVVETKTKDNVFVMMNVATQYRVNEQSVTDAYYKLMRPESQIKSYIEDALRSSVPKLTLDELFEKKDEIALEVQHQVAEEMTTYGYIIVKTLITKVEPDAEVKQSMNEINAAQRKRVAAQELAEADKIKIVTAAEAEAEKDRLHGVGIAQQRKAIVDGLAESITELKEANVGMTEEQIMSILLTNQYLDTLNTFASKGNQTIFLPNTPNGVDDIRTQILSALRAEKK from the coding sequence ATGATTTTTGTGGTGGTTTGTGTGCTCCTATTGGTGATAGTCACACTGAGTACAGTTTATGTGGTTCGTCAGCAGTCGGTGGCGATTATTGAACGCTTTGGGAAATACCAAAAGGTTGCCAATAGCGGTATTCATATTCGCTTGCCTTTTGGGATTGACTCGATTGCAGCGCGGATTCAGTTGCGCTTGTTGCAAAGTGATATTGTGGTTGAGACTAAGACCAAGGACAATGTGTTCGTGATGATGAATGTGGCGACTCAGTATCGTGTCAACGAGCAGAGCGTGACAGATGCTTACTATAAACTCATGCGTCCAGAATCTCAGATTAAATCTTATATCGAAGATGCTCTTCGCTCTTCTGTTCCCAAATTAACCTTGGATGAATTGTTTGAGAAAAAAGATGAGATTGCCCTTGAAGTTCAACATCAAGTAGCAGAAGAAATGACTACTTACGGTTATATTATTGTGAAAACCTTGATTACTAAGGTCGAACCAGATGCAGAAGTCAAGCAATCCATGAATGAAATCAATGCGGCGCAACGCAAGCGGGTCGCAGCGCAAGAATTGGCGGAAGCCGATAAGATTAAAATCGTCACTGCAGCTGAAGCCGAAGCAGAAAAAGACCGCCTCCATGGTGTGGGGATTGCCCAACAACGTAAGGCGATTGTGGATGGATTGGCAGAGTCTATCACAGAACTCAAGGAAGCCAATGTTGGTATGACAGAAGAGCAAATCATGTCTATCCTCTTGACCAATCAGTATTTGGATACCTTGAATACCTTTGCCTCTAAAGGAAATCAGACTATCTTTTTACCAAATACGCCAAATGGTGTGGATGATATCCGTACACAAATCTTGTCAGCCCTTCGCGCTGAGAAGAAATAA
- a CDS encoding teichoic acid D-Ala incorporation-associated protein DltX → MKQRKELYIFLGRTALYFLIFLGLLYFFSYLGQGQGSFIYNEF, encoded by the coding sequence ATGAAACAGAGAAAAGAATTGTACATATTTCTTGGTCGGACAGCCTTGTATTTTCTTATCTTTCTAGGGCTGCTTTACTTTTTTAGCTATCTTGGTCAGGGTCAAGGAAGCTTTATCTATAATGAATTTTAA
- the adcR gene encoding zinc-dependent transcriptional regulator AdcR, which yields MRQLAKDIDAFLNEVILQAENQHEILIGHCTSEVALTNTQEHILMLLSEESLTNSELARRLNVSQAAVTKAIKSLVKEGMLETSKDPKDARVIFYQLTDLARPIAEEHHHHHEHTLLTYEQVATQFTPNEQKVIQRFLTALVGEIK from the coding sequence ATGAGACAGCTAGCGAAGGATATCGATGCTTTTTTGAATGAGGTGATTTTGCAGGCGGAAAATCAGCATGAAATCCTAATAGGTCATTGCACTAGCGAGGTGGCTCTGACCAATACCCAGGAGCATATCCTCATGCTCTTGTCAGAGGAATCTTTAACAAATTCAGAGTTGGCGCGTCGCCTCAATGTCAGTCAGGCAGCAGTTACCAAGGCCATTAAGTCTTTGGTCAAGGAAGGGATGTTGGAAACATCTAAAGATCCTAAGGATGCGCGTGTGATTTTTTATCAGTTGACTGATTTGGCTCGTCCAATCGCTGAGGAGCACCATCATCACCATGAGCATACACTTTTAACCTATGAACAAGTGGCGACTCAGTTTACTCCAAATGAACAAAAAGTGATCCAGCGGTTTTTGACTGCTTTAGTAGGAGAAATCAAATAA
- the dltA gene encoding D-alanine--poly(phosphoribitol) ligase subunit DltA: MSNKAIVDMIETIEHFAQTQPSYPVYNVLGQEHTYGDLKADSDSLAAAIDQLGLPEKSPVVVFGGQEYEMLATFVALTKSGHAYIPIDSHSALERVSAILEVAEPSLIIAISDFPLEQVSTPMMTLAQAQEAFVQGTSYEITHPVKGDDNYYIIFTSGTTGKPKGVQISHDNLLSFTNWMITDKEFATPSRPQMLAQPPYSFDLSVMYWAPTLALGGTLFALPSAITQDFKQLFATIFSLPIAIWTSTPSFADMAMLSEDFNSKKMPGITHFYFDGEELTVKTAQKLRERFPNARIINAYGPTEATVALSAVAVTDEMLATLKRLPIGYTKADSPTFIIDEEGNKLPNGEQGEIIVSGPAVSKGYMNNPEKTGEAFFEFEGLPAYHTGDVGTMTDEGLLLYGGRMDFQIKFNGYRIELEDVSQNLNKSRFIESAVAVPRYNKDHKVQNLLAYVILKDGVREQFERDIDITKAIKEDLTDIMMSYMMPSKFLYRDSLPLTPNGKIDIKGLINEVNRR; this comes from the coding sequence ATGTCAAATAAAGCAATCGTAGATATGATTGAAACCATTGAGCATTTTGCTCAGACACAGCCTAGCTATCCTGTTTACAATGTTTTGGGGCAGGAACACACTTATGGAGATTTGAAGGCTGATTCGGATAGTTTAGCTGCAGCCATCGACCAACTAGGCTTGCCTGAGAAGTCTCCTGTGGTTGTTTTTGGAGGCCAAGAGTATGAGATGTTGGCAACTTTTGTAGCGCTGACTAAGTCAGGTCATGCCTACATTCCAATTGATAGCCATTCGGCTTTGGAGCGAGTTTCAGCTATTTTAGAAGTAGCGGAGCCAAGTTTGATTATTGCCATCTCAGATTTTCCATTGGAGCAGGTTTCTACGCCAATGATGACTCTAGCTCAGGCTCAAGAAGCCTTTGTTCAAGGGACAAGCTATGAGATCACGCATCCAGTCAAGGGCGATGATAACTACTACATTATCTTTACTTCTGGTACAACTGGTAAGCCTAAGGGAGTGCAGATTTCACATGATAACCTCCTCAGCTTTACCAACTGGATGATTACGGACAAGGAATTTGCGACGCCAAGTCGTCCGCAAATGCTGGCTCAGCCCCCTTATTCTTTTGACTTGTCTGTCATGTACTGGGCACCGACATTAGCACTTGGTGGTACACTTTTCGCTCTTCCTTCAGCTATTACTCAGGACTTTAAGCAACTCTTTGCGACCATCTTTTCATTGCCAATCGCCATCTGGACATCAACCCCTTCTTTTGCGGATATGGCCATGTTGTCTGAAGACTTTAATAGTAAGAAAATGCCTGGAATCACGCATTTCTACTTTGATGGCGAAGAATTGACGGTTAAAACAGCTCAAAAACTGCGCGAGCGTTTCCCAAATGCCCGTATTATCAATGCTTACGGCCCAACAGAAGCGACAGTGGCCCTGTCAGCAGTTGCCGTGACAGATGAGATGCTAGCGACTCTCAAACGCCTACCAATCGGCTATACCAAGGCTGATTCTCCAACCTTTATCATTGACGAGGAAGGAAATAAACTGCCAAATGGCGAACAGGGAGAAATCATTGTTTCTGGACCAGCTGTTTCAAAAGGATATATGAACAATCCTGAAAAAACAGGGGAAGCCTTCTTTGAGTTTGAAGGTCTACCAGCCTACCATACAGGAGATGTGGGAACTATGACAGATGAGGGCTTGCTTCTCTACGGCGGACGCATGGACTTCCAGATTAAGTTTAACGGTTACCGCATTGAGTTAGAAGATGTCTCTCAAAACCTCAATAAGTCTCGCTTTATCGAGTCTGCTGTCGCTGTTCCGCGCTATAATAAAGACCACAAGGTGCAAAATCTTCTAGCCTATGTCATCTTAAAAGATGGTGTTCGTGAGCAGTTTGAGCGTGATATCGATATTACCAAGGCCATTAAGGAAGACTTGACAGATATTATGATGTCTTATATGATGCCGTCCAAATTCCTTTATCGAGACAGTTTGCCACTGACTCCAAATGGAAAAATTGATATCAAAGGATTGATTAATGAGGTAAATAGGAGATGA
- a CDS encoding metal ABC transporter ATP-binding protein, producing the protein MRYITVEDLSFYYDKEPVLEHINYSVDSGEFVTLTGENGAAKTTLIKASLGILQPRIGKVTISKTNTQGKKLRIAYLPQQIASFNAGFPSTVYEFVKSGRYPRKGWFRRLNAHDEEHIKASLDSVGMWEHRDKRLGSLSGGQKQRAVIARMFASDPDVFILDEPTTGMDAGSKNEFYELMHHSAHHHGKAVLMITHDPEEVKDYADRNIHLVRNQDSPWRCFNVHENDQEVGHA; encoded by the coding sequence ATGAGATATATTACGGTAGAGGATTTATCCTTCTATTATGATAAGGAGCCCGTTCTTGAACATATCAATTATAGTGTTGATAGTGGGGAATTTGTTACCTTGACGGGGGAGAATGGGGCAGCTAAGACGACACTCATAAAGGCCAGTCTTGGAATTCTTCAGCCACGCATTGGAAAGGTGACTATTTCAAAGACAAATACGCAGGGTAAGAAATTGAGAATAGCTTACCTTCCTCAACAGATTGCCAGTTTTAATGCAGGTTTTCCGAGTACGGTGTATGAGTTTGTCAAGTCAGGTCGCTATCCACGAAAGGGTTGGTTCCGTCGTTTGAATGCTCATGATGAGGAGCATATCAAGGCTAGTCTGGACTCAGTTGGTATGTGGGAACATCGAGACAAACGCTTGGGCTCTCTATCTGGAGGACAAAAGCAGCGAGCGGTGATTGCGCGTATGTTTGCTTCGGATCCTGATGTGTTTATCCTAGATGAGCCGACAACGGGGATGGATGCAGGAAGTAAAAACGAATTTTACGAACTCATGCACCACAGCGCTCATCATCACGGCAAGGCTGTTTTGATGATTACCCATGACCCTGAAGAAGTTAAGGACTATGCGGACCGCAATATTCATCTAGTCCGTAACCAAGACTCGCCATGGCGTTGTTTCAACGTTCATGAGAATGATCAGGAGGTGGGCCATGCTTAG
- the dltD gene encoding D-alanyl-lipoteichoic acid biosynthesis protein DltD, giving the protein MIKLKAFLLSLVLVIATLALLNVTYVKKIDDYYKVKDNSIRYSTSYEKYKSRDILTSNITPNTFVLLGSSELVATINEDYHPNKIFNYNDFNIMQIGTSYSQNIIQATTLGSIEGSMTKRKVAIIESVQWFEKDGTHQDAFLNKASQEHIFQTLSNKKISKDTKEKLIDRIIEITKGNKLQNDLYKKYKSYFIEGKGTFIDKKLLELDNTIYSFKLKQIFYQKHAKSDYPSLGDKTPDYDWEKMTNQFVEEVKKKTDNNDYAVDNNYYNTYLKDRYASLKDSNKDLSYLESPEYSDMELFLTVAKELGIEVEVIIFPVNGKWNDYTGVSREMREKTYKKIEDVAKSYGATVLNYGNREYDDYFLFDVMHVGVKGWMEVEKELYKFANQDN; this is encoded by the coding sequence ATGATTAAACTAAAAGCATTTTTGCTATCGCTTGTGCTCGTAATTGCGACGCTTGCCCTTTTAAATGTGACATACGTCAAGAAGATTGATGATTATTATAAAGTAAAGGATAACAGTATTCGCTATAGCACTTCGTATGAAAAGTATAAAAGTAGAGATATTCTGACAAGCAATATTACTCCCAATACATTTGTTTTATTGGGATCATCTGAGTTGGTTGCGACGATAAATGAAGACTATCATCCCAATAAAATTTTTAACTACAACGATTTTAATATCATGCAGATTGGGACCAGTTATTCACAAAACATCATTCAGGCTACGACCTTGGGTTCTATTGAAGGATCTATGACTAAGCGAAAAGTGGCTATAATAGAGTCGGTTCAGTGGTTTGAAAAAGATGGGACTCATCAGGATGCCTTTTTGAATAAGGCTTCTCAGGAACATATTTTTCAGACACTCTCTAATAAGAAAATTAGCAAAGATACCAAGGAAAAACTTATTGATAGAATTATTGAAATAACTAAAGGGAATAAGCTTCAAAATGACCTTTATAAGAAATATAAGAGCTACTTCATAGAAGGTAAAGGAACCTTTATTGATAAGAAGTTATTAGAGTTAGATAATACGATTTATTCCTTTAAACTCAAACAGATTTTTTATCAAAAACATGCCAAATCAGATTATCCTTCACTAGGGGATAAAACTCCAGACTATGATTGGGAGAAAATGACGAATCAGTTTGTAGAAGAGGTCAAAAAGAAAACAGACAATAATGATTATGCTGTTGATAATAACTACTACAATACTTACTTAAAAGATCGCTATGCATCGTTGAAAGATTCCAATAAAGATTTGAGCTATCTGGAGTCACCAGAGTATTCAGATATGGAACTCTTCTTGACAGTTGCCAAGGAATTGGGCATTGAAGTTGAGGTCATTATTTTCCCAGTAAACGGGAAATGGAATGACTACACAGGTGTCTCAAGAGAGATGCGGGAGAAAACTTATAAAAAAATAGAAGATGTCGCAAAAAGCTATGGTGCAACGGTATTAAACTATGGAAACAGAGAGTATGATGATTACTTTTTATTTGATGTGATGCATGTTGGAGTGAAAGGATGGATGGAAGTTGAAAAAGAACTTTACAAATTTGCAAACCAAGATAACTAA